Proteins encoded together in one Juglans regia cultivar Chandler chromosome 9, Walnut 2.0, whole genome shotgun sequence window:
- the LOC118349410 gene encoding protein FAR1-RELATED SEQUENCE 5-like, protein MQFRKCVKADEVAYLAVIIEETDKNKGAQGILVVENFSEIFTDNLLGLPHNREVEFHRSFTLSIVFLHRHSFQSFHRLQAQSPPPSSETPLSSIPDLDHEWSFDSDENVNIEDGVCVDDGVNVEDGDDGVNVEDGVNVEDEVNVDDGVNLRPCSSSGPNEPFIGMVFDDVEDAQAFYKVYARKKGFAIRTNHTRLSKEEKKLIAVDYVCSREGFRRERSKQKERIISEPAETKIGCKALMGIKKVGEKWIVCKFVLEHNHLLLTPRSTSLLRGHRIVTRVQKNLIMTLNESGVPTRKIMSVLSKDAGGDFNVGCIGKDVENYLGNKRRKLFEEGDAQRLYAYFFDRQCKEPGFVYSMQVDENGCMGSCFWADARSRASYQYFGDVVTFDATYLTNIYKMPFVPFSGVNHHHQTIMFGCALLVNETAESYVWLLRTWQEAMLGRAPSTIITDDDKAMAKAIGEVLPNTTHRLCLWHILQKFPEHLAYVYNRFPDFQKDFHHCIHNTITIDEFEHEWSVILVKYELGDNTWLQNLYNRREKWVPAYLRSTFCAGMSTTQRSESMNKFFKDYVRSSTMVSDFVHQYEKALDARYFKEKEKDVRTKSTCAILKTCYKIEEEASIVYTRKSFTIFQDELFNSQRYNSTKFSNEGESKTYRVVPHGKETPLYHVTLESGGDKVTCTCHMFEFMGILCRHILCVLGKKSKLDCLSQHHILERWTINAKSRPIIDIPILEGHVTPQDDLAMRKNSLMMQFYVIAELGTKSRKKLNHLSLALDKVHNELLLMEDDDNIEESVGPVGRESTYESISQRSQVVSNFSQTIQDPPRVPTKGRPKSLRAKNPKEMQPTKKRRCSVCKNEGHARNNCPLVRDIGHTVQVDSTNLDS, encoded by the exons ATGCAATTTAGGAAATGTGTTAAAGCTGATGAAGTGGCCTATTTAGCTGTGATAATTGAGGAGACCGACAAGAACAAGGGAGCTCAAGGAATACTTGTAGTTGAGaatttttctgaaattttcaCAGATAATTTGTTAGGACTACCCCACAACAGAGAAGTAGA ATTTCACCGTTCGTTCACCCTTTCCATCGTCTTCCTCCATCGCCATTCGTTCCAGAGCTTTCACCGCCTCCAAGCTCAGTCGCCGCCGCCAAGCTCAGAGACACCACTTTCCTCCATCCCCGACTTG gATCATGAATGGAGTTTTGATAGTGATGAAAATGTGAATATAGAAGATGGAGTTTGTGTGGATGATGGagtgaatgtggaagatggagatgatggagtgaatgtggaagatggagTGAATGTGGAAGATGAAGTCAATGTGGATGATGGAGTGAATTTGAGACCTTGTTCGAGTAGTGGTCCGAATGAGCCATTCATCGGTATGGTATTTGATGACGTAGAAGATGCTCAAGCATTTTACAAGGTGTATGcaagaaaaaaaggttttgcTATTCGAACCAATCATACACGATTGTcgaaagaggagaaaaaactaATTGCTGTAGACTATGTTTGCTCAAGGGAAGGATTTCGACGGGAAAGGAGCAAACAAAAAGAACGAATAATTTCGGAACCTGCTGAGACAAAGATTGGTTGTAAAGCATTGATGGGGATAAAAAAAGTGGGTGAGAAGTGGATAGTATGTAAGTTTGTGCTTGAACATAATCACTTGCTACTTACACCAAGAAGTACTAGTTTGCTTCGTGGACATAGGATAGTGACACGTGTCCAAAAAAACCTTATTATGACTTTGAATGAGTCCGGTGTACCGACAAGGAAGATAATGTCGGTGTTGAGTAAAGACGCAGGGGGCGACTTTAACGTTGGTTGTATTGGCAAGGATGTGGAGAATTACTTGGggaacaaaagaagaaaattatttgaagaaggAGATGCACAACGATTATATGCCTATTTCTTTGATCGACAATGCAAAGAGCCTGGATTTGTGTACTCAATGCAAGTTGATGAGAATGGGTGCATGGGAAGTTGTTTTTGGGCAGATGCAAGATCAAGGGCGTCGTACCAATATTTTGGGGATGTGGTCACATTCGATGCCACATATTtgacaaatatttataagatgccCTTTGTGCCATTTTCTGGAGTTAACCATCATCACCAAACTATAATGTTTGGTTGTGCCTTGTTGGTTAATGAAACAGCTGAGTCATATGTATGGTTATTGAGAACATGGCAAGAAGCAATGCTTGGACGAGCCCCTTCAaccataattaccgatgatgaCAAGGCTATGGCAAAGGCCATTGGAGAGGTACTCCCAAATACAACTCATAGATTATGTTTGTGGCACATTCTGCAAAAATTCCCTGAACATTTGGCTTATGTATATAATAGATTTCCGGATTTCCAAAAAGATTTCCATCATTGTATTCATAACACAATTACAATTGATGAGTTTGAGCATGAATGGAGTGTTATATTAGTGAAGTATGAGTTAGGAGATAATACTTGGCTGCAAAATCTTTATAACCGACGGGAGAAGTGGGTTCCGGCTTACTTGCGTTCAACATTTTGTGCCGGCATGTCAACGACTCAAAGAAGTGAAAGCATGAATAAGTTTTTCAAGGATTATGTTCGTTCCAGTACTATGGTCAGTGATTTTGTGCATCAATATGAGAAAGCATTAGATGCACgttattttaaagagaaagaaaaggatgtGCGAACAAAATCAACTTGTGCCATATTgaaaacatgttacaaaattgaagaagaagcttCCATAGTCTACACAAGAAAGtctttcacaatttttcaagATGAGCTTTTTAATAGTCAACGCTACAACTCAACTAAATTTTCCAACGAGGGCGAAAGCAAGACTTATAGAGTGGTACCTCATGGCAAAGAAACCCCTCTCTATCATGTGACCTTGGAGAGTGGAGGAGATAAGGTGACTTGCACTTGCCATATGTTTGAGTTTATGGGAATTCTCTGTAGGCATATCCTGTGTGTACTtggaaagaaatcaaaattAGATTGTTTGTCACAACACCATATTCTAGAAAGATGGACTATCAATGCTAAGAGTCGACCTATTATTGACATTCCCATTCTCGAAGGGCATGTAACGCCACAGGATGATCTAGCAATGAGGAAAAACTCATTGATGATGCAATTTTATGTCATTGCGGAACTTGGGACAAAGTCAAGGAAAAAACTCAATCACCTCTCCCTTGCCTTAGATAAGGTCCATAACGAGCTACTTCTAATGGAAGATGATGACAATATTGAAGAATCTGTGGGCCCAGTTGGAAGGGAGTCAACCTATGAATCCATTTCTCAAAGATCTCAGGTTGTCTCCAATTTTTCACAAACAATACAAGATCCTCCACGAGTGCCCACGAAAGGGCGTCCAAAGTCTTTGAGGGCAAAGAATCCAAAAGAGATGCAACCAACCAAGAAAAGACGTTGTAGCGTTTGCAAAAATGAGGGACATGCTCGGAACAACTGTCCTTTAGTGAG GGATATTGGGCATACAGTCCAGGTTGACAGCACTAACTTGGATTCTTAA